The following are encoded together in the Aciduricibacillus chroicocephali genome:
- a CDS encoding DEAD/DEAH box helicase family protein, which yields MKNEILHHRIQETFQSLLTMDYRPELDEYLNDNLNHNLRPYQEEALRHFIYTQRLDSADLSFNHLLFHMATGSGKTMVLASTILYLFYEKGKQNFIFFVNSDAIIKKTIDNLTNISSPKYLFNRKGIVIKGRRVSIRVVNSFPESPADNTIYLKLTTIQKLHKDLTNPRENGMTFETLEGTDIVLLADEAHHMNASTKAQKEDERTWEYTINRLLTLNTANRLLEFTATIDLTKDELFYKYQNKIVYQYDLKRFMEDGYSKNVVLLRANESDEEKLLSAILLSQYRKYIAKDNSIQLKPIIMFKSNTIKKSNEVNGIFNDLIEGLNTPELHRLIKKGSLVYSKSQSIYQKMYTYYLTKDLEEVIKEIKWDFKQETVLNVNSKEFLSEENSLLLNTLESPDNPVRVIFAVAKLNEGWDVLNLFDIVRISEGAPRTKGITDSEAQLIGRGARYYPYCLEGEVSYRRRQDYNVSDLKVIETLHYHTINDNSYIKNLQKSLDAAQIQIKEDSIQEFRATLKPGFKKNDFFKNGKIYINRLIETSEEYYQTLEDYRVNLAFETTLDSVVEQDYRTGRERLGNVERKEIELFFTKEILQKGIQRNPFFHFNHLSQYIPHLKSIREFIESENFLGNLKIYVSIPSAYEIEDLTPKDQLDIFEKFLRHAEDSIKNNFMKQMGTPEFEGYSISSMIKDYVVQVNQVSGRTMGDIIRERPMRQHDWFIYDKAIVNSLESDMIDFIIEYVEKLQEEYEEVYLIRNEKQVRVTEIDGVRGFMPDFLLYLKNEQYTYQVFMEPKGAHLLEKDKWKQDFWSNCLKTQE from the coding sequence ATGAAAAATGAAATATTACATCATCGTATTCAAGAAACTTTCCAAAGTCTATTAACTATGGATTATAGACCCGAGCTTGATGAATACTTAAATGATAATCTTAATCATAATCTTAGACCTTACCAGGAAGAAGCGTTACGTCATTTTATTTATACCCAGCGATTAGACAGTGCTGATTTATCATTTAATCATTTACTATTTCATATGGCGACTGGGTCAGGAAAAACCATGGTACTTGCTTCAACGATATTATATCTATTCTATGAAAAAGGTAAACAAAATTTTATCTTCTTTGTGAATAGTGATGCCATTATAAAGAAAACCATTGATAATTTAACTAATATATCCTCTCCAAAATATCTATTTAATAGAAAGGGCATTGTTATTAAAGGGAGGAGAGTTTCTATTCGTGTGGTTAACAGCTTTCCAGAAAGCCCTGCTGATAATACAATATACCTGAAGTTGACCACTATACAAAAATTACATAAGGATCTAACAAATCCACGTGAAAATGGAATGACATTCGAGACGCTTGAAGGAACAGATATAGTACTTCTAGCTGATGAAGCACATCATATGAATGCTTCAACTAAAGCACAAAAGGAAGACGAGAGAACATGGGAGTACACAATTAACCGATTATTAACATTAAATACAGCAAATCGTCTATTAGAATTTACGGCTACAATTGATCTAACAAAAGATGAGCTATTCTATAAATACCAGAATAAAATTGTGTACCAATATGATTTAAAAAGGTTTATGGAAGATGGCTATTCGAAGAATGTTGTTTTACTGCGTGCAAATGAATCTGATGAAGAAAAGCTTCTATCAGCAATTTTACTAAGTCAGTATCGCAAATATATTGCTAAAGATAATAGTATACAACTTAAACCAATTATTATGTTTAAATCTAATACAATAAAAAAATCTAACGAAGTCAATGGTATATTTAACGATCTTATTGAGGGATTAAATACACCAGAGCTTCATCGACTTATAAAAAAGGGCTCTTTGGTGTATTCGAAGAGCCAAAGTATATATCAAAAAATGTACACATATTATCTGACAAAAGATTTAGAGGAAGTTATAAAAGAAATTAAATGGGATTTTAAGCAAGAAACTGTTTTAAATGTTAACTCTAAAGAATTCTTGTCAGAGGAAAATAGCTTGTTACTAAACACTTTAGAAAGCCCGGATAACCCGGTTAGAGTAATATTTGCAGTAGCTAAGCTTAATGAGGGATGGGATGTCCTCAATTTATTTGATATTGTACGTATCAGTGAAGGTGCTCCAAGGACTAAAGGTATAACGGATAGTGAAGCACAACTTATAGGAAGAGGTGCAAGATACTACCCTTATTGCTTGGAAGGGGAAGTATCTTATCGTCGTCGTCAAGACTATAACGTATCCGATCTTAAGGTAATTGAAACTTTACACTATCATACTATCAACGATAACTCCTATATAAAAAATTTGCAAAAATCACTTGATGCTGCTCAGATACAGATTAAGGAGGATAGTATTCAAGAGTTCAGGGCAACTCTTAAACCGGGATTTAAAAAGAATGACTTCTTTAAGAACGGAAAGATTTATATTAATCGCCTTATAGAAACCTCTGAAGAATATTACCAAACCTTGGAGGATTACAGAGTGAATCTAGCTTTTGAAACGACCTTAGATTCAGTTGTTGAACAAGATTATCGCACGGGAAGAGAAAGATTAGGGAATGTTGAACGCAAAGAGATAGAACTTTTTTTTACGAAGGAAATTTTACAAAAAGGTATTCAAAGGAACCCATTCTTTCATTTTAATCACCTATCACAATACATTCCTCATTTAAAGAGTATAAGAGAGTTTATTGAAAGTGAGAATTTCCTCGGTAACTTAAAAATTTATGTATCTATCCCATCGGCATATGAAATAGAAGATTTGACTCCTAAGGATCAACTAGATATATTCGAGAAATTTCTAAGACATGCAGAGGATAGTATTAAAAATAACTTTATGAAACAGATGGGGACACCTGAATTTGAAGGATACTCTATATCTTCTATGATAAAGGATTATGTAGTGCAAGTTAATCAAGTCTCAGGTAGGACTATGGGAGATATCATTCGTGAAAGGCCAATGAGGCAACATGATTGGTTTATTTACGATAAAGCAATTGTTAATAGCTTAGAGTCAGACATGATAGACTTTATAATAGAGTACGTTGAAAAGCTACAGGAGGAGTATGAAGAGGTTTATTTAATTCGTAACGAGAAACAGGTTAGAGTTACGGAAATTGATGGTGTTAGGGGATTTATGCCGGACTTTCTGCTTTATTTAAAAAATGAGCAGTATACGTACCAAGTATTCATGGAGCCCAAAGGAGCTCACCTACTTGAAAAGGACAAGTGGAAACAAGATTTTTGGAGCAATTGTCTGAAGACCCAAGAGTAG
- a CDS encoding tyrosine-type recombinase/integrase has product MINPEIIDKREAINDFLEKHPYYQADIWLANSLSIAKEASRPVIRYRERIDFSSCSNSHLKNEIKYYFSKNMEDSLYSVITVFEGKAHHLRRMLQFLDKSYPNIRSVLEIPKEEIMFKYTNHLIDAGIKVKRENLKTGGFIVTPPVSLMSTFYDYIFATFDSTPEYDKDIWDGRKLPIELNYTNTNTKRMKFLKVNPRDRNFLKQYIYTRVVMLKNLTFSIGIRYVHEISLFLNFLNDSYQELELKNIKREHIEKYIIYISNKEIHHKYTRKKIKATNVYVSSNLTIIKKLLTDLKIFEWEEAPKLHIESLFLPNDNPRRTKKESFNNPKYIPDYIWDQVVENIHLIGDRYVPIILIMEGSGFRGTDVLGLKLNCLEKDNQGDYWLVGDQRKVNYKDHKVPISEELAKVIMSQQEICKNKSTPDNNPEDFLFVSFRGPRKGKPQTTATLSRVLNDFAKKAEIRDANGEIYRFRNHGFRHRYGVNLINNGMNIVHVQRLMAHASPEMTLAYAKIHDQTLKDAYFKAKDNRGIAFDIEGTLVKSDLKQQAMANDLELEWIRHNYDSIRMDHGMCIKSTKMKCEFAEKVIEPPCIANNCRSFHVDSTFSDYYKSQIALLEKDIKIYENNGHARSLEFAHKKIANYRKILNEITESEGISGISKERREYTGEERLKNGK; this is encoded by the coding sequence ATGATAAATCCTGAAATTATAGATAAGCGTGAAGCTATTAATGATTTTTTAGAAAAACATCCTTATTACCAAGCAGATATATGGTTAGCTAATAGTTTGAGTATTGCAAAAGAAGCTTCACGCCCTGTCATTCGTTATAGAGAGAGGATAGACTTCTCATCATGTAGTAACAGCCATCTAAAAAACGAAATCAAATACTACTTTTCTAAGAATATGGAAGATAGCTTATATTCGGTCATAACTGTATTTGAAGGTAAAGCCCATCACTTAAGGCGAATGCTTCAATTTCTTGATAAATCTTATCCAAATATACGTTCAGTTTTAGAGATTCCTAAGGAAGAAATTATGTTTAAGTATACAAATCACTTAATTGATGCTGGTATTAAAGTGAAAAGGGAAAATCTCAAAACTGGTGGCTTTATTGTTACACCACCAGTTTCATTAATGAGTACCTTTTATGATTACATATTTGCCACATTCGACTCAACACCAGAATACGATAAAGATATCTGGGATGGCAGAAAATTACCTATAGAACTTAACTACACTAATACAAATACAAAAAGGATGAAGTTTTTAAAAGTTAACCCTAGAGACAGAAATTTTCTAAAACAGTATATCTATACTAGAGTAGTCATGTTAAAAAACCTAACATTTTCAATTGGTATACGATATGTACATGAAATTTCATTATTTTTAAATTTCCTTAATGATAGTTATCAGGAACTAGAACTAAAAAATATAAAGCGTGAGCACATTGAAAAGTATATTATATATATATCAAACAAGGAGATTCATCATAAATATACTCGTAAAAAAATAAAAGCAACCAATGTTTATGTCAGTAGCAACCTCACCATAATAAAAAAGCTACTGACAGACTTAAAGATATTTGAATGGGAAGAAGCTCCTAAGCTGCATATTGAATCGTTATTCCTACCAAATGATAATCCACGTCGCACTAAAAAAGAGAGCTTCAATAACCCAAAGTATATACCCGATTATATATGGGATCAGGTAGTAGAAAATATACATTTGATCGGAGATAGATATGTACCAATTATTCTAATAATGGAAGGTTCAGGGTTTCGAGGCACTGATGTATTAGGCTTAAAATTAAACTGTCTAGAAAAGGACAACCAGGGAGACTATTGGTTAGTTGGTGATCAAAGAAAAGTTAATTATAAAGATCATAAAGTACCTATATCCGAAGAATTAGCAAAAGTTATTATGTCACAACAGGAAATATGCAAGAATAAATCCACTCCTGATAATAATCCTGAAGATTTTCTATTCGTTTCTTTTCGAGGTCCAAGAAAAGGTAAGCCTCAAACAACAGCAACATTATCTAGAGTTCTTAATGACTTTGCTAAGAAGGCGGAAATAAGAGATGCTAACGGGGAGATCTATAGATTCAGAAATCATGGCTTCAGACATCGCTATGGTGTAAATCTCATTAATAACGGAATGAATATTGTCCATGTTCAAAGATTAATGGCACATGCATCACCAGAGATGACATTAGCTTACGCTAAGATACACGATCAAACTCTAAAGGATGCCTATTTTAAGGCAAAAGACAATAGAGGCATTGCTTTTGACATTGAAGGAACTTTAGTTAAGTCAGATTTAAAACAACAGGCAATGGCAAATGATCTTGAACTCGAATGGATTAGGCATAATTATGATTCGATTAGAATGGATCACGGAATGTGTATCAAAAGCACAAAGATGAAATGCGAGTTTGCTGAAAAAGTTATAGAGCCTCCTTGTATTGCAAACAATTGTAGAAGTTTTCACGTTGATAGTACTTTTAGTGACTACTATAAGTCTCAAATAGCACTCCTCGAAAAGGACATAAAAATTTACGAAAATAATGGCCATGCTAGATCATTAGAGTTTGCACATAAAAAGATAGCTAATTACAGAAAAATTTTAAACGAGATTACAGAAAGTGAAGGAATAAGTGGAATTTCAAAAGAAAGGCGAGAATATACAGGGGAGGAAAGGTTAAAAAATGGCAAATAA
- a CDS encoding type IA DNA topoisomerase, with protein sequence MSPLERNLYEEVVRTALAMFHRDYSYTETKVTTDVKGLPFYTIGKTERDKGWKEIFPVSKKSKDSEEPALPPLEQNETVQSEIAVKEGKTQPPKPYTEGQLITMMKTCGKLVEDQSETDVLKEIEGLGTEATRSGIIETIKKHGYISVIKNIVSITDKGRVLCQAIEGSLLASPSMTAKWESYLRKIGNGEGTGEHFLNNVSKFINSMLEAVPNQLEGQKIDIELPPAEKSSRRSYAPKEVAPCPACGNGTILSRKSFYGCSNYKNGCKQTFPGVFLKKKLTPAQVKLLCTKGRTNVIKGFTSTGGKKFDAPLELKDGKLMLDFK encoded by the coding sequence ATGTCACCGCTCGAACGTAATTTGTACGAGGAAGTTGTAAGAACAGCACTCGCCATGTTTCACCGTGACTACTCGTATACGGAAACTAAGGTGACAACAGACGTAAAAGGGCTTCCTTTCTATACAATCGGAAAGACAGAACGTGATAAAGGATGGAAAGAGATCTTCCCGGTTTCAAAGAAAAGCAAAGATTCGGAGGAGCCTGCTCTCCCTCCTCTTGAACAAAATGAAACAGTTCAAAGTGAGATTGCTGTCAAAGAAGGGAAAACTCAACCTCCTAAGCCTTACACAGAAGGTCAACTCATTACGATGATGAAAACATGCGGCAAGCTTGTAGAGGATCAGAGTGAGACAGACGTTTTAAAGGAGATTGAAGGACTTGGCACAGAGGCGACTCGAAGCGGTATTATCGAGACGATCAAGAAGCATGGATACATCTCTGTCATAAAAAATATTGTTTCCATTACGGATAAAGGACGTGTCCTTTGCCAAGCGATTGAAGGGAGCTTGCTCGCAAGCCCTTCCATGACTGCAAAATGGGAATCATATTTGCGAAAAATCGGGAATGGCGAAGGGACCGGAGAGCACTTCTTGAACAATGTATCGAAGTTCATCAACAGCATGCTTGAAGCTGTTCCGAATCAATTGGAGGGGCAGAAAATTGATATTGAGCTGCCACCTGCCGAAAAATCAAGCCGCAGAAGCTATGCACCGAAAGAAGTTGCCCCATGTCCTGCATGCGGGAATGGTACAATCTTGTCCCGAAAGTCGTTCTATGGATGCAGTAATTATAAAAATGGCTGCAAGCAGACATTCCCCGGTGTCTTTCTTAAGAAAAAGCTTACCCCGGCACAAGTGAAACTGCTTTGCACGAAAGGTCGCACGAATGTGATTAAAGGGTTTACTTCTACTGGCGGCAAGAAATTTGACGCTCCACTTGAGTTGAAAGATGGAAAGCTGATGTTGGATTTTAAATGA
- a CDS encoding helix-turn-helix domain-containing protein, producing MEIEVVFGKVLKEFRKERKLSQEELAFICGLDRTYISLMERGKRKPTITTIFVLAAGLEILPSLLVSKTEQKCGL from the coding sequence ATGGAGATAGAGGTAGTATTTGGTAAGGTATTGAAGGAATTTAGAAAGGAAAGGAAGCTCTCGCAAGAAGAGTTAGCCTTTATTTGCGGGCTTGATCGTACATACATCAGTTTGATGGAACGGGGTAAAAGAAAACCTACAATAACAACAATTTTTGTATTAGCTGCTGGCTTAGAAATATTACCAAGCCTATTAGTATCGAAGACTGAGCAAAAATGTGGCCTATAA
- a CDS encoding DUF6262 family protein, producing MANKSPNTNKIIELARLKSHETEKKVFNAIKAMIKNKEKINYNSVSIKSNVSKSFLYKNSSIRGKIDMLRGEQLKLEKVTNHKPNTSDKSKDVIIETLKGKIENLIKENESLKEALASKYNNFYNNL from the coding sequence ATGGCAAATAAGAGTCCTAATACTAATAAAATTATCGAGTTAGCGAGACTAAAATCACATGAAACAGAGAAAAAGGTTTTTAATGCTATTAAAGCCATGATAAAAAATAAAGAGAAAATAAATTATAATAGTGTCTCTATAAAAAGCAATGTCTCCAAATCCTTTCTCTATAAAAACAGTAGTATAAGAGGAAAAATTGATATGCTTAGAGGAGAACAGTTAAAGTTAGAAAAAGTAACGAACCACAAGCCAAACACCTCTGATAAATCAAAAGATGTAATTATAGAAACCTTAAAAGGGAAAATTGAAAACCTTATAAAAGAAAACGAGAGTTTAAAAGAAGCTTTAGCAAGTAAGTATAATAATTTCTACAATAATCTTTAG
- a CDS encoding site-specific DNA-methyltransferase: MEEQLIKKVGSLLKLFPQYWEGEQLLRNMVIEDLRAYKPELLEVLLSDQEIREMYAVEIAGSLLFKIDEFIDMLRYKNYWANSYTKYQNKIGLTSGGRYLDYNSDVILDFPYKDSILEGGMEKENVGRKEVYYNKIIAKKEIDQLLAQKVFVNVRKYNENKTEAVNFITDEDNLVIKGNNLLALHSLKERYSDKVKLIYVDPPYNTEQDSFKYNDRFSHSTWLTFMKNRLEIARELMQDKGLIFVHIGDQEMHYLKVMMDSIFERENFVATIPRKTRSGKSDVPYKLSQDYDWILVYTKGSAKTDKLFQREVERKYYISEDFPNDEWRLSDLTKQTSTKERPNSDFTLVNPRNGESFPVNPNRSWAVTKDTVDDYLKRGKIVFPGDYEFLNIKQPSMRVFKSEEIKKYGKGFNKAYVSTEFINQTMDVLLKQAVNKKGTDEIVDLFGEKVFPYPKNEILLQKIIEYTTNEGDLVLDFFMGSATTQAVALKMNRKFIGIEQMDYIESISIPRLEKVIKGEQGGISKDVDWHGGGSFVYVELYNLNNKYINEIQKASNQNDIEKLIYDMKESAYLDFQVKLNQVTLDNEDFLKLSIDEQKKSLLEILDMNQLYLNYSEIDDEQFCISANDRQFNESFYGKG; encoded by the coding sequence ATGGAAGAGCAACTTATTAAAAAGGTGGGGAGTCTTCTTAAGTTATTTCCACAGTACTGGGAAGGTGAACAGTTACTAAGAAACATGGTCATAGAAGACCTTAGAGCATATAAACCAGAATTGCTTGAAGTACTCTTGAGCGATCAAGAGATACGAGAAATGTACGCTGTGGAGATCGCCGGCAGTCTATTATTTAAGATTGATGAATTTATAGATATGCTAAGATACAAAAATTATTGGGCTAACAGCTATACTAAATATCAAAATAAAATAGGTTTAACATCTGGTGGAAGGTACTTGGACTATAATTCAGATGTTATATTAGATTTCCCATATAAAGATTCAATTTTAGAAGGGGGTATGGAGAAGGAAAACGTAGGAAGAAAAGAAGTTTATTATAATAAGATTATAGCAAAGAAGGAGATAGACCAACTACTTGCACAGAAAGTTTTTGTAAACGTTAGAAAGTATAATGAGAATAAAACTGAAGCAGTCAATTTTATAACAGATGAGGATAATCTTGTTATAAAGGGAAATAATTTATTAGCATTACATAGCCTAAAAGAAAGATATTCAGATAAGGTAAAGTTAATATATGTTGACCCACCATATAATACAGAACAGGATTCTTTTAAATATAACGATCGTTTTAGCCATTCAACTTGGTTAACTTTTATGAAGAACAGGCTAGAAATTGCAAGAGAACTGATGCAGGACAAAGGTCTTATATTTGTGCATATTGGTGATCAAGAGATGCATTATCTTAAAGTAATGATGGACTCCATCTTTGAGAGAGAAAACTTTGTTGCAACAATCCCCAGGAAAACAAGAAGTGGTAAAAGTGATGTTCCTTATAAGTTGTCCCAAGACTATGACTGGATTCTAGTATATACAAAAGGCAGCGCAAAAACAGATAAGCTATTCCAAAGAGAAGTAGAAAGGAAATACTATATTTCTGAGGACTTCCCTAATGATGAATGGAGATTATCAGATTTAACAAAGCAGACCTCAACTAAAGAAAGGCCAAATTCAGATTTCACTTTAGTTAATCCGCGAAATGGTGAGAGTTTTCCTGTTAATCCGAATAGAAGCTGGGCTGTTACTAAAGATACTGTCGACGATTATTTAAAGCGTGGAAAAATTGTTTTCCCCGGTGATTATGAATTTTTGAATATTAAACAGCCCTCTATGAGGGTTTTTAAATCTGAAGAAATAAAGAAATATGGAAAGGGCTTTAATAAAGCTTATGTATCAACCGAATTTATTAATCAGACCATGGATGTTTTGCTAAAGCAGGCAGTTAACAAAAAAGGAACGGACGAAATAGTCGATTTGTTCGGTGAGAAAGTCTTTCCATACCCTAAAAATGAAATACTTTTACAAAAGATTATTGAGTATACAACTAATGAAGGAGACCTTGTTTTAGATTTCTTTATGGGTTCGGCAACCACTCAAGCTGTAGCATTGAAAATGAATCGGAAGTTTATTGGCATAGAACAAATGGATTATATTGAAAGCATTTCTATACCCCGTTTAGAGAAAGTCATTAAAGGAGAACAGGGTGGGATTTCTAAGGATGTTGATTGGCACGGTGGAGGTTCATTTGTATATGTTGAGCTTTACAATTTAAATAATAAATATATAAATGAAATACAAAAAGCTTCAAATCAAAATGATATAGAAAAATTGATTTATGATATGAAAGAGAGTGCTTACTTAGACTTTCAGGTAAAACTTAATCAAGTTACTTTAGACAATGAAGATTTCCTTAAATTATCTATAGATGAACAGAAGAAGTCACTATTGGAAATTTTGGATATGAATCAGCTATATCTAAATTACTCTGAAATAGACGATGAGCAATTCTGTATCTCTGCTAATGACCGACAATTTAACGAATCTTTTTATGGGAAAGGATGA
- a CDS encoding DUF2294 domain-containing protein: MGRNLEHEFSMLVREIRKEYVGNGPKEISTRFIGNWAISEMRGNLTNVEKFMITSEQGRQTVHEARTKLVKEIYKRPEVLVKFEKLTGTRVVRLFSDLNIEEDIAMTVFVFEDEVQRKQG; the protein is encoded by the coding sequence ATGGGCAGAAATCTTGAGCATGAATTCAGTATGCTCGTCCGTGAAATTAGAAAGGAATACGTCGGTAATGGGCCTAAGGAGATCAGTACTCGTTTCATTGGCAACTGGGCGATCAGCGAGATGAGAGGCAATCTGACGAACGTGGAGAAATTCATGATTACATCAGAGCAGGGCAGACAGACGGTACACGAAGCACGAACGAAGCTAGTGAAGGAGATTTACAAACGGCCAGAAGTACTCGTGAAATTCGAGAAACTAACTGGAACGAGGGTCGTGCGCCTGTTCTCCGACTTGAATATTGAAGAAGATATTGCGATGACTGTGTTTGTGTTTGAGGATGAGGTGCAGAGGAAGCAGGGGTGA
- a CDS encoding DUF1641 domain-containing protein: MASPIKKIIRTELTEEQKQQQTLESLLSEVALNKDSLQETLLLLKELHESGLLEALKDLLKAKEKVAKIAVDQALREPVTNLINNAMAAGGALTELNPEVTGKLVSGLANGLQKAEQGLEDNSKVKMFDLLKVLNDPDINRAIGFGLNLLKGVGEELKE; the protein is encoded by the coding sequence ATGGCAAGCCCGATCAAGAAAATTATTAGAACAGAGCTGACAGAAGAACAGAAACAGCAACAGACTTTGGAGAGCCTCCTCTCCGAAGTTGCTTTGAATAAAGATTCTTTACAGGAAACATTGCTCTTATTGAAAGAACTGCATGAGAGCGGGCTGTTGGAAGCTTTGAAGGATCTATTGAAGGCGAAGGAAAAAGTCGCAAAGATTGCCGTCGATCAGGCGCTGCGTGAACCAGTGACGAACTTGATTAATAATGCGATGGCAGCGGGCGGTGCGCTGACTGAGCTTAATCCAGAAGTGACAGGCAAGCTTGTCTCTGGCCTTGCGAATGGCCTTCAGAAAGCCGAGCAAGGACTGGAGGACAATTCGAAGGTAAAAATGTTCGACCTCTTAAAAGTACTGAACGACCCGGACATTAACCGTGCTATCGGGTTTGGTCTCAACCTCCTAAAAGGTGTCGGTGAAGAATTAAAAGAGTAG